Proteins encoded by one window of Candidatus Zixiibacteriota bacterium:
- a CDS encoding RidA family protein, which produces MTRRTSIHVKGMEHGAPIPNGAVVGNLIFSSAISGRDAATGILPSDPDEQAETMFRNLRLFMDAAGGTPENIGHMTVFLREERYRDAVNKAWLRMFPDEHNRPARHAIKAELRGEVLFQVEVIAVL; this is translated from the coding sequence ATGACGCGGAGAACGAGCATTCACGTCAAGGGCATGGAGCACGGCGCGCCCATACCGAACGGCGCCGTGGTGGGCAACCTTATATTTTCTTCGGCGATTTCCGGCAGGGACGCTGCGACCGGAATTCTGCCTTCCGACCCCGACGAGCAGGCCGAAACGATGTTCCGGAATCTCAGGCTGTTCATGGACGCCGCCGGCGGAACACCCGAGAACATCGGCCATATGACCGTGTTTCTCAGAGAAGAGAGGTATCGCGACGCCGTCAACAAGGCCTGGCTCCGAATGTTTCCCGACGAGCACAACCGGCCGGCGCGCCACGCGATCAAGGCGGAGCTGCGGGGCGAAGTGCTGTTTCAGGTCGAGGTGATCGCGGTGCTCTGA
- a CDS encoding OsmC family protein — MKPVPGHIDLGKFRVVGRRESTSAAGEPEDYLLEQRAVVRLNDDLVRLERCEDYTVFCDESAFRKRAGRRPSPLQYFIASIGFCMLTQLARSAARLEVDLDEAQMELRVTYDLRGDLQRARPSQAARGLSYVFSVTSRGPVESVIRAAQAAGRGCHTVNSMRKRLPVSGQLMLNGRRFTIAD, encoded by the coding sequence ATGAAGCCGGTTCCGGGACACATCGATCTCGGAAAGTTTCGGGTCGTCGGCCGGCGGGAAAGCACCTCCGCGGCCGGCGAGCCGGAAGACTATTTGCTCGAGCAGAGGGCCGTGGTCCGGCTCAACGACGATCTCGTCAGGCTGGAGCGGTGCGAAGATTACACGGTCTTCTGCGACGAAAGCGCTTTCAGAAAACGGGCCGGCAGGCGGCCCTCGCCTCTGCAGTACTTCATCGCTTCGATCGGATTTTGCATGCTCACCCAACTGGCGCGCAGCGCGGCGCGGCTGGAGGTCGATCTGGACGAGGCGCAGATGGAATTGCGGGTCACCTACGATCTCAGGGGCGATTTGCAGCGGGCGCGTCCGTCCCAGGCGGCGCGGGGCCTGAGCTACGTCTTCAGCGTGACGAGCCGGGGGCCAGTCGAAAGCGTGATTCGCGCTGCCCAGGCGGCCGGCCGCGGTTGCCACACCGTGAACTCCATGCGCAAGCGGCTGCCCGTCTCGGGGCAATTGATGCTCAACGGCCGCCGGTTCACCATCGCCGACTGA
- a CDS encoding hemerythrin domain-containing protein, whose amino-acid sequence MGTNASFLDLLKVHERIDDLFLSHQEALLCLDLDRAAEILVAYEAELLTHMGDEEEHLLPVYQGRAGKIPGGSVELFVGEHKKMKNFLAEFRQALPNLRGEQDSRLRRSVIALLDRQFMYKHLVEHHDLREQNVLYPVLDRVTTEAERISIFRRLRQSS is encoded by the coding sequence ATGGGGACGAACGCCTCGTTTTTAGATCTTCTCAAGGTCCACGAGCGGATCGACGATCTTTTTCTTTCCCACCAGGAAGCGCTCCTGTGTCTCGACCTGGACCGCGCGGCGGAGATTCTTGTCGCCTACGAAGCGGAGCTGTTGACGCATATGGGGGACGAGGAAGAGCATTTGCTTCCGGTTTACCAGGGACGGGCCGGAAAGATTCCGGGAGGCTCGGTGGAGCTTTTCGTCGGCGAGCACAAAAAGATGAAAAATTTCCTGGCCGAGTTCCGGCAGGCGCTCCCGAACCTGCGGGGCGAGCAAGATTCCCGCCTGAGACGGTCGGTTATCGCTCTACTCGACCGGCAATTCATGTACAAGCATCTCGTGGAGCATCACGATCTCAGAGAGCAAAACGTCCTCTACCCGGTCCTTGATCGGGTCACGACGGAGGCCGAACGCATTTCCATTTTTCGGCGACTCCGCCAATCGTCGTAG
- a CDS encoding Sir2 family NAD-dependent protein deacetylase has product MMTFEELAACLRESNRIVVFTGAGISTESGIPDFRSPGGLWTRYRPITFQEYVSSEEARLESWRRRLESYRTYREAVPNLGHHFVRSLEAKGKLMGVITQNVDGLHRMAGLPDEKIVELHGTYRRTVCLACGKDFETDEIMRRLTADFRSPTCDACGGILKPATISFGQAMPQDAMERARRWTERADTFVVMGSSLQVQPAASFPLLAKRSGARLAIVNREAGPLDELADFVHHGEIGEFCRRLIASISDG; this is encoded by the coding sequence ATGATGACGTTCGAGGAGCTCGCCGCATGTCTGCGGGAGAGCAACCGGATCGTGGTCTTTACGGGAGCGGGGATCAGCACCGAATCCGGCATCCCCGACTTCCGCAGTCCGGGAGGGTTGTGGACCCGATACCGGCCGATCACCTTTCAGGAATACGTCAGCAGCGAGGAAGCGCGTCTCGAATCCTGGCGCAGGCGGCTCGAGAGCTACCGGACCTACCGCGAGGCCGTTCCGAACCTTGGCCATCACTTCGTCCGGAGCCTCGAAGCCAAGGGTAAGTTGATGGGCGTGATCACCCAGAACGTCGACGGCCTGCATCGGATGGCCGGGCTGCCTGATGAAAAGATCGTGGAGCTGCACGGCACCTACCGCCGTACAGTTTGCCTCGCCTGCGGCAAGGATTTCGAAACCGACGAGATCATGAGGCGACTGACCGCCGATTTTCGTTCGCCCACGTGCGACGCCTGCGGCGGAATCCTCAAGCCCGCGACGATTTCCTTCGGCCAGGCGATGCCCCAGGACGCCATGGAGCGGGCGCGCCGGTGGACCGAGCGCGCGGACACGTTCGTCGTGATGGGCTCGTCGCTCCAGGTTCAGCCGGCGGCGTCTTTCCCGCTGCTTGCCAAACGCAGCGGCGCCCGGCTGGCGATCGTCAATCGCGAAGCGGGACCGCTCGACGAGCTCGCCGATTTCGTTCACCACGGTGAAATCGGCGAATTTTGCCGGCGGTTGATCGCTTCGATCTCGGATGGGTGA
- a CDS encoding CBS domain-containing protein has protein sequence MHSVKALSEKAAMHEALVGRVPLCVQDVMTRQVVTLRPEHTFADAVGLMGSNSFRHFPVVDSATRLAGVVSDRDILRALARTRDWKASYVSQFMSRDVVTVKPETELSLAAGKMLSKRINCLPVVNEDGTVCGIITSTDLLKVFRSLQEAVEKAAK, from the coding sequence ATGCACAGCGTCAAAGCTCTCAGCGAAAAGGCGGCGATGCACGAAGCGCTGGTCGGTAGAGTGCCTTTGTGCGTTCAAGACGTAATGACGAGACAGGTCGTCACTCTTCGGCCCGAACATACCTTCGCCGATGCAGTGGGCTTGATGGGCAGCAATTCCTTTCGCCACTTCCCGGTGGTCGATTCGGCCACGCGCCTTGCCGGGGTGGTCTCCGACCGGGACATCCTGCGAGCCCTGGCGCGCACACGGGACTGGAAAGCAAGCTACGTCAGCCAGTTCATGTCCCGCGACGTCGTTACGGTAAAACCGGAGACCGAGCTTTCGCTCGCCGCAGGCAAGATGCTCTCGAAACGCATCAACTGCCTCCCGGTGGTCAACGAGGACGGCACAGTCTGCGGAATTATCACCTCCACCGATCTGTTGAAGGTCTTTCGTTCCCTCCAGGAAGCCGTGGAAAAGGCGGCGAAGTAG
- a CDS encoding MFS transporter, whose product MAEKNKGLILASGQESFWPHVGPIVFLAGIFLINFVARIVLSPLLPAIERELEMSHTQAGLLFFLISGGYLVGLILSGFVAAGLTHKSTIVVSTAGTGAALLASASASHLPLLQLGLCALGFATGLYIPSAIATITAQIDPRHWGKAISVHELAPNLGFFTAPFFAELFLRRGSWRAALATLGAAAVAAAVLYARYGRGGEFAGISPRSSALRLLVGLRSFWIMLLLFAWGISSTIGVYAMLPLYLVSERQITPSWANALVAFSRSYGPVLGVFGGWVTDRLGVKRTLVVSLTFTGALSFLLGPASDRWLAVVVLLQPLLAVWFFPAGFAALARITPPQARNLAVSFAVPFGFLVGAGLIPTLIGRMGDAGSFALGFSITGALILSGAGLALLLQVPGERQAGELS is encoded by the coding sequence ATGGCTGAAAAGAACAAAGGCCTGATCCTGGCATCGGGGCAAGAATCGTTCTGGCCCCATGTAGGTCCGATCGTTTTTCTCGCCGGGATCTTCCTCATCAACTTTGTGGCCCGGATCGTCCTCTCGCCGCTCCTGCCGGCCATCGAGCGTGAGCTCGAAATGAGCCACACCCAGGCGGGTTTGCTCTTTTTCTTGATCTCGGGGGGATATCTGGTCGGGCTGATCCTTTCGGGCTTCGTCGCCGCCGGCCTCACACACAAGAGCACGATCGTGGTTTCGACCGCCGGGACAGGGGCGGCGCTGCTGGCCAGCGCTTCGGCCAGCCATCTCCCGCTCCTTCAGCTGGGGCTCTGCGCCTTGGGCTTCGCTACGGGTCTTTACATTCCGTCGGCGATCGCGACGATCACCGCGCAGATCGATCCGCGCCACTGGGGCAAGGCGATCTCGGTGCACGAGCTGGCGCCGAACCTCGGTTTCTTCACCGCGCCGTTCTTCGCGGAGCTTTTCCTGCGCCGCGGCTCCTGGCGCGCGGCGCTCGCGACCCTGGGCGCCGCCGCGGTCGCGGCGGCCGTCCTGTATGCACGCTACGGCCGGGGCGGAGAGTTTGCGGGAATCTCGCCGCGCTCGAGCGCGCTCCGCCTCCTGGTCGGTCTCCGATCGTTCTGGATCATGCTGTTGCTGTTCGCCTGGGGCATCAGCTCGACGATCGGGGTTTACGCCATGCTGCCCCTTTACCTCGTGAGCGAGCGCCAGATCACTCCAAGCTGGGCCAACGCCCTGGTCGCGTTCTCACGATCCTATGGGCCGGTCCTCGGCGTGTTCGGCGGGTGGGTCACGGACCGCCTGGGAGTGAAGCGTACCCTGGTCGTGAGCCTGACGTTCACCGGGGCGCTCTCGTTCCTCCTCGGACCGGCATCCGATCGCTGGCTGGCGGTCGTGGTTCTGCTCCAGCCGCTTCTGGCAGTCTGGTTCTTCCCCGCGGGGTTTGCCGCGCTCGCCCGCATCACGCCGCCCCAGGCGCGCAATCTCGCCGTCAGCTTTGCGGTGCCGTTCGGGTTCCTGGTCGGCGCCGGCCTGATTCCGACGCTGATCGGCCGGATGGGGGATGCAGGCTCGTTCGCGCTGGGATTCAGCATTACCGGAGCATTGATCCTTTCGGGAGCCGGCCTCGCGCTTCTGCTGCAGGTTCCGGGGGAGCGCCAGGCGGGGGAGTTGTCCTGA
- the nfi gene encoding deoxyribonuclease V (cleaves DNA at apurinic or apyrimidinic sites) — MRRPRQLHPWDVTPKEAVAIQQRLRSKVIVEKLDRPVRYVAGCDLSAARHSDVAYAGIVVLELPDLVEAARSSAVTRVRFPYIPGLLSFRETPALLEAWRRLAITPDLLMVDGHGLAHPRRFGIACHLGVLLDLPTIGCAKSPLAGSFVEPGLRAGSYSMVTDDGVIIGAALRTVDRVRPIFVSVGHRVTLEEAIFWAIRCSKGYRIPEPTRRADILVNALRRGS; from the coding sequence ATGCGAAGACCCAGGCAGCTCCACCCTTGGGACGTGACGCCGAAGGAGGCGGTGGCGATCCAGCAGAGGCTGCGCTCCAAGGTCATCGTCGAAAAGCTCGACCGGCCGGTTCGCTACGTGGCCGGCTGCGACCTGTCGGCGGCCAGGCATTCCGACGTGGCCTATGCCGGAATCGTGGTGCTGGAACTGCCCGATCTCGTCGAGGCGGCTCGGAGCAGCGCCGTCACCCGGGTGCGGTTCCCTTACATTCCCGGCCTTCTCTCGTTTCGGGAAACCCCTGCCCTGCTCGAGGCCTGGCGCCGACTGGCGATCACGCCCGATCTCCTCATGGTCGACGGCCACGGACTCGCGCATCCGCGTCGCTTCGGGATCGCCTGTCACCTCGGGGTGCTGCTGGATCTGCCGACCATCGGTTGCGCGAAAAGCCCGCTTGCGGGAAGTTTTGTCGAGCCCGGGCTTCGAGCCGGAAGCTATTCGATGGTCACTGACGATGGTGTCATCATCGGAGCCGCCTTGCGGACCGTGGACCGTGTCAGACCGATCTTCGTCTCGGTCGGACACCGCGTCACGCTCGAAGAGGCGATTTTCTGGGCGATCCGGTGCTCCAAAGGGTACCGCATTCCGGAGCCTACCCGCCGGGCGGACATCCTCGTAAACGCGCTCCGGCGGGGCAGCTAG
- a CDS encoding 5-methyltetrahydropteroyltriglutamate--homocysteine S-methyltransferase: MVARPDKDKPPFRADHVGSLLRPSDLLQARERKERGELTEHELRVVEDRCIRDVVRLQEDLGLQGVTDGEYRRTLWHADFLRCIEGVVVREGVLPDSGRDFQGAGESVQRSPTRFETVSRLRRPRGIETENFKFLKSVTRRTAKVCIPSPSLLHFRGGRGAVSRAAYPDMEEFFSDLARVYREEIAELAAIGCTYLQIDDTNLAYLCDPRMRENARRIGEDPDRLPSLYARLINDCIEARPATMTVCAHLCRGNFQSAWVAEGGYDPVAEVLFNELKVDGYFLEYDTPRAGSFTPLRYLPRGKRLNLGLVTTKVGALERADDLKRRIDEAAQIVPIEQLGISPQCGFSSTVLGNKLTIEEQIAKLELVVEVAHDVWGFP; encoded by the coding sequence ATGGTCGCCCGGCCCGACAAGGATAAGCCGCCGTTTCGCGCGGATCACGTGGGCAGCTTGCTGCGCCCGTCCGATCTGCTCCAGGCCAGGGAGCGGAAGGAGAGGGGAGAGCTTACGGAGCACGAGCTACGCGTCGTCGAGGACAGGTGCATTCGCGACGTCGTGAGGCTCCAGGAAGATCTCGGGTTACAGGGCGTGACTGACGGAGAGTACCGGCGCACGCTGTGGCACGCGGATTTCCTCCGGTGCATCGAGGGTGTCGTCGTCCGCGAGGGGGTGCTGCCGGATTCCGGACGGGATTTTCAGGGCGCCGGCGAGAGCGTGCAGCGCTCGCCGACCCGCTTCGAGACCGTCTCGCGACTCAGGCGGCCGCGCGGCATCGAGACGGAAAACTTCAAGTTCCTCAAATCGGTGACCCGGCGCACGGCCAAGGTCTGCATTCCCTCGCCGTCGTTGCTCCATTTTCGCGGCGGGCGCGGCGCGGTCAGCCGCGCGGCCTATCCCGACATGGAAGAGTTCTTTTCAGACCTCGCCCGGGTCTATCGGGAGGAGATCGCCGAGCTGGCGGCGATCGGTTGCACCTATCTGCAGATCGACGACACCAACCTCGCGTACCTCTGCGACCCCCGGATGCGGGAGAACGCGCGCAGGATCGGCGAGGATCCGGACAGGCTGCCGTCGCTCTACGCGCGCCTGATCAACGACTGCATCGAGGCGCGGCCGGCGACGATGACCGTGTGCGCGCATCTGTGCCGGGGGAATTTCCAGAGCGCGTGGGTGGCCGAAGGCGGTTACGATCCGGTGGCGGAGGTTCTGTTCAACGAGCTGAAGGTGGACGGCTATTTCCTGGAATACGACACACCCCGGGCGGGCAGCTTCACGCCGCTTCGCTACCTGCCGCGAGGCAAGCGGCTGAACCTCGGCCTGGTCACGACCAAGGTCGGGGCACTGGAGCGCGCGGACGACTTGAAGCGGCGCATCGACGAGGCGGCGCAAATCGTGCCCATCGAGCAGCTCGGCATCAGCCCCCAGTGCGGGTTTTCCAGCACCGTGCTGGGAAACAAGCTGACCATCGAGGAGCAGATCGCCAAGCTCGAGCTGGTCGTCGAGGTGGCGCACGACGTCTGGGGATTCCCGTGA
- a CDS encoding xanthine dehydrogenase family protein molybdopterin-binding subunit: MASKIIGNPTPRVEGELKVTGKAIYAVDVTLPGMVWGKLLRSPIASGKIKRIDAGKALALPGVRAVVTGEDCRGLRIGRRLYDMPILADGEVRFIGEKVAAVAADTEEIAEQAVDLIEVEYEETEPILDPLEAMKPGARLIHPDVMTYKGLPRPLKEPSNDFIYVTWGKGDIETGFRQADIIVENTFTTPVVHHAYIEPHSCVVDTAEDGSARFWSCSKVPYGVREQVANALRLPQEKLVFNPVFIGGDFGGKGDFMDLAVGYLLSQKARRPVKLVMEYSEEFAAGNPRHASIVRVRTGVKKDGTIVAHHMNFIFDSGAYGAFKPNAFLNGPHLSAGPYRIPHVFIEEHMVYTNKIPCGHMRSPGDPQGIFANESQMDLVAKRLGMDPVEFRLKNFMHDGDIDPVGEEIGYIKTEETLKKALEESGYRRPKPKNVGRGVALVQWTAAGGIGTVEIKLDQEGWVTISSAMLDQGAGTFTVLSEIVAEELKVPLKRIKTVSVDTATGKKDTGVGGSRATRVYGNAGYQAALKAVEEIKKTAAEQMGTTPENIVLADGCALHRKQERRLSYAELIRAKGSPIVVEATYNDSSKVHDASMCVQVAEVEVDPETGQVQLKKFVSTHNTGTVLNPLMHQGQIEGGTITGVGYALMEQLLIQDGKVATTNFGEYKIPTIKDIPPFRSSVTQRPKGAGPYNSMPIGETANIPVAAAIANAVEDACGVRIKNLPITAEKVYEALHGNR, encoded by the coding sequence ATGGCGTCGAAGATCATAGGCAACCCGACCCCGAGGGTCGAAGGCGAGTTAAAAGTGACCGGCAAGGCGATCTACGCCGTGGACGTCACGCTGCCGGGAATGGTTTGGGGCAAGCTGCTGCGCAGCCCCATCGCTTCCGGAAAGATCAAGCGCATCGACGCCGGCAAGGCGCTGGCGCTGCCGGGCGTGCGCGCGGTCGTCACCGGCGAAGACTGCAGAGGTCTCAGGATCGGGCGGAGGCTTTACGACATGCCGATCCTGGCGGACGGCGAGGTCAGGTTCATCGGCGAGAAGGTTGCGGCGGTGGCCGCGGACACGGAGGAGATCGCCGAGCAGGCGGTCGATCTGATCGAGGTGGAGTACGAGGAGACCGAGCCCATCCTCGATCCGCTCGAGGCGATGAAGCCCGGAGCGCGGCTGATCCACCCGGACGTCATGACCTACAAGGGGCTCCCTCGGCCGCTCAAGGAGCCGTCCAACGATTTCATCTACGTCACCTGGGGAAAAGGGGACATCGAGACGGGCTTCCGCCAGGCCGACATCATCGTCGAGAACACGTTTACCACTCCGGTGGTGCACCACGCGTACATCGAGCCCCATTCCTGCGTCGTCGACACGGCGGAGGACGGCTCGGCGAGGTTCTGGTCCTGCAGCAAGGTGCCGTACGGCGTCCGCGAGCAGGTGGCGAACGCACTGCGGCTGCCTCAGGAAAAACTCGTCTTCAACCCGGTCTTCATCGGCGGTGACTTCGGCGGCAAGGGCGATTTCATGGACCTGGCGGTGGGATACCTCTTGTCGCAAAAAGCCCGCCGGCCGGTCAAGCTGGTGATGGAGTACAGCGAGGAGTTCGCGGCCGGGAATCCGCGCCACGCGTCGATCGTCCGCGTCCGGACGGGCGTCAAGAAGGACGGAACGATCGTAGCGCACCACATGAATTTCATCTTCGACAGCGGGGCCTACGGAGCGTTCAAGCCCAATGCTTTCCTGAACGGTCCTCATCTCTCGGCCGGGCCTTACCGGATCCCGCACGTTTTCATCGAAGAGCACATGGTCTACACGAACAAGATTCCGTGCGGTCATATGCGCTCGCCGGGCGACCCCCAGGGAATCTTCGCCAACGAGAGCCAGATGGACCTCGTCGCCAAGCGGCTCGGCATGGATCCGGTCGAGTTCCGGCTCAAGAACTTCATGCACGACGGGGACATCGATCCGGTCGGAGAAGAGATCGGCTACATCAAGACCGAGGAGACCCTCAAAAAGGCGCTGGAGGAGTCGGGCTACCGACGGCCGAAGCCGAAAAACGTCGGCCGCGGAGTGGCGCTGGTGCAGTGGACGGCGGCCGGGGGCATCGGCACGGTCGAGATCAAGCTGGACCAGGAAGGCTGGGTGACCATCTCCTCGGCGATGCTCGATCAGGGCGCCGGGACTTTCACCGTGCTTTCGGAAATCGTGGCGGAAGAGCTCAAGGTGCCGCTCAAGCGGATCAAGACCGTTTCGGTGGACACGGCGACCGGTAAGAAAGATACCGGCGTGGGCGGCAGCCGGGCGACCCGGGTTTACGGGAACGCCGGGTATCAGGCGGCGCTCAAGGCGGTCGAGGAGATCAAGAAGACGGCGGCCGAGCAGATGGGAACGACGCCGGAGAACATCGTGCTCGCGGACGGCTGCGCGCTCCACCGGAAGCAGGAGCGCCGCCTCTCGTACGCCGAGTTGATCCGGGCCAAGGGGTCGCCGATCGTCGTGGAGGCGACCTACAACGACAGCAGCAAGGTTCACGACGCTTCGATGTGCGTGCAGGTCGCGGAGGTCGAGGTCGATCCGGAAACCGGACAGGTGCAGCTGAAGAAATTCGTCTCCACCCACAACACCGGAACGGTGCTCAATCCCCTCATGCACCAGGGGCAGATCGAAGGCGGAACGATAACCGGGGTGGGTTACGCCCTGATGGAGCAGTTGTTGATCCAGGACGGCAAGGTCGCGACCACGAACTTCGGCGAATACAAGATCCCCACGATCAAGGACATTCCGCCCTTCAGGAGCTCGGTGACGCAGAGGCCGAAGGGGGCGGGCCCTTACAACAGCATGCCGATCGGCGAGACCGCGAACATCCCGGTAGCCGCGGCGATCGCGAACGCCGTCGAAGACGCGTGCGGCGTGCGCATCAAGAACCTGCCGATCACCGCTGAAAAGGTCTACGAGGCGCTTCACGGGAACCGGTAA
- a CDS encoding cupin domain-containing protein, whose amino-acid sequence MGIEIIDLVALGHQEKRRKNVFNTPRFHAWMHYYKPGQKDEMHCHNADQTFVVIEGECTMSFPDGGRVTLKPGQAALITGGSFYQLENTGSGPMIMMGNRSGPAEKIQIISYETRKDIRAQVQASQGS is encoded by the coding sequence ATGGGCATCGAAATCATCGATCTGGTCGCCTTGGGACACCAGGAGAAACGGCGCAAGAACGTTTTCAACACTCCCCGGTTTCACGCCTGGATGCACTACTACAAGCCGGGACAGAAAGATGAGATGCACTGCCACAACGCCGACCAGACCTTCGTGGTCATCGAAGGCGAGTGCACCATGAGCTTTCCCGACGGCGGCAGGGTGACGCTCAAGCCCGGGCAGGCGGCGCTCATTACCGGCGGCTCTTTCTACCAGCTGGAAAACACGGGCTCCGGGCCGATGATCATGATGGGCAACCGCTCGGGGCCGGCTGAAAAGATCCAGATCATCAGCTACGAGACCCGCAAGGACATCCGGGCTCAGGTCCAGGCGAGCCAGGGAAGCTGA
- a CDS encoding tetratricopeptide repeat protein: protein MKNAHVALLAALCFATFSTGAYADLPEPKSERVNPDVEAARKAIDAKNYKAALSHLAKAVQELPNDADVHNMLGYSYRKTNQLDKAMEHYRTALKLDPNHRGAHEYLGELYLDLNQVQNAEKQLQALKKSCPFFGRCDEYEDLRRAIEKHKARK from the coding sequence ATGAAGAACGCGCATGTGGCGTTGCTGGCAGCTCTCTGCTTCGCGACTTTCTCGACCGGGGCTTACGCGGATCTGCCGGAACCCAAAAGCGAGCGGGTCAATCCCGATGTCGAGGCGGCGAGAAAAGCGATCGACGCCAAGAACTACAAGGCCGCGCTCAGCCATCTGGCCAAGGCGGTTCAGGAGCTTCCCAACGACGCGGACGTCCACAACATGCTCGGTTACAGCTACCGCAAGACCAACCAGCTCGACAAGGCGATGGAGCACTACCGTACGGCGCTCAAACTCGATCCGAACCACCGGGGTGCGCACGAGTATCTCGGGGAGCTTTATCTCGATCTCAACCAGGTGCAGAACGCGGAAAAGCAACTGCAGGCCCTGAAGAAATCCTGCCCGTTCTTCGGCAGGTGCGACGAGTACGAGGACTTGCGGCGAGCAATCGAAAAGCACAAGGCCAGGAAGTAG
- a CDS encoding winged helix-turn-helix domain-containing protein, which yields MWKVETIGETAGLVWNHLHSNGESTLAGLEKAVKAPKPMVSMAVGWLAREGKIQVKEDRRTVRISLTG from the coding sequence GTGTGGAAAGTCGAAACGATAGGCGAAACGGCCGGGCTGGTCTGGAACCACTTGCACTCCAACGGAGAATCGACGCTCGCGGGCCTGGAAAAGGCCGTCAAAGCCCCGAAGCCGATGGTATCGATGGCCGTGGGCTGGCTTGCTCGAGAGGGTAAAATCCAGGTCAAGGAAGATCGACGGACGGTCCGGATCTCGTTGACCGGGTGA
- a CDS encoding 3-deoxy-7-phosphoheptulonate synthase: MRTDDLRIARTRPLLSPAILAEEIPLTDSAARRVSESRRAIEAILDGEDPRLLVVVGPCSVHDTRAALEYATRLKPIADRLSGALFIVMRVYFEKPRTVVGWKGLINDPDLDGSYHINKGLRLARQLLADILEVGVPAATEFLDTTFGQFYADLISWGAIGARTVESQVHRELASGLSMPVGIKNRTDGNVQVAVDAIRAARNRHLFPSLTKEGAPAILETTGNPYAHLVLRGGSESGPNFDPASIRKAAALLRSAGLPQVLMVDCSHANSEKDAARQIDVANAVMANLQDSPVRALMVESHLVGGRQDAPVIYGQSITDACLGFEDTEALLERLAETQRMGLAGAGT; encoded by the coding sequence ATGAGAACCGACGACCTTCGCATCGCCAGGACTCGCCCCCTGCTGTCGCCGGCCATCCTGGCGGAAGAGATCCCTCTCACCGATTCCGCCGCGAGGAGGGTTTCCGAGTCCCGGCGAGCCATCGAGGCCATTCTCGACGGCGAGGACCCGCGACTTCTCGTGGTGGTCGGTCCCTGCTCGGTGCACGACACCAGGGCTGCGCTCGAGTACGCGACGCGCCTCAAACCGATCGCCGACCGGCTGTCCGGCGCGTTGTTCATCGTGATGCGGGTTTACTTCGAGAAGCCGCGAACGGTGGTCGGCTGGAAGGGGCTCATCAACGATCCGGACCTCGACGGCTCATATCACATCAACAAAGGCTTGCGCCTCGCCCGGCAATTGCTGGCGGACATTCTCGAGGTGGGGGTGCCGGCCGCCACCGAGTTCCTCGATACCACTTTCGGCCAGTTCTACGCCGACCTGATCAGCTGGGGCGCGATCGGCGCCCGCACCGTGGAAAGCCAGGTTCACCGCGAGCTCGCGTCGGGCTTGTCGATGCCCGTCGGCATCAAGAACCGCACGGATGGCAACGTTCAGGTAGCGGTCGACGCGATACGAGCGGCGCGGAACCGGCATCTCTTCCCCTCGCTGACCAAAGAGGGCGCGCCGGCGATTCTGGAGACCACCGGGAACCCTTACGCTCATCTCGTGCTCCGCGGCGGCAGCGAGAGCGGGCCCAACTTCGACCCCGCGTCGATAAGAAAAGCAGCCGCACTGCTGCGGTCCGCCGGCCTTCCCCAAGTCCTCATGGTCGATTGCAGCCACGCCAACAGCGAGAAGGACGCCGCGCGGCAGATCGACGTGGCGAATGCGGTTATGGCAAACCTCCAGGACTCCCCCGTTCGCGCGCTGATGGTGGAGAGCCACCTCGTCGGCGGGCGCCAGGACGCGCCGGTGATCTACGGCCAGAGCATCACCGATGCGTGCCTCGGCTTCGAAGACACCGAAGCCCTGCTCGAACGGCTGGCCGAAACGCAAAGGATGGGCCTGGCCGGTGCTGGCACCTGA